A genomic region of Megalobrama amblycephala isolate DHTTF-2021 linkage group LG6, ASM1881202v1, whole genome shotgun sequence contains the following coding sequences:
- the mphosph8 gene encoding M-phase phosphoprotein 8 isoform X1, whose translation MASGAERAEPGDSEQDEEDVYEVERIIDMRVEEGVVLYRVRWKNYSSEDDTWEPEAHLDDCREVLLAYKKALAEIKPKKESGMKLPMKSDLFDADSESESDKDKPKDSPIKKKKKKKKKVEESDDEMPVKEKKKKKKKEKWREDKPLPAPESDEEEEEEESRDPSPSPPKKETKKRLIESDEDDIPVTPKKQKKLDKPKDGGKHKKDSGEDRKKKKIKSKKEIDSSDEEDDKSDVPSESHTDDTTNTETNDSFKTTSAKSTDKSVRLESGGDLKQAKQKKAKPDLKLQGFKDLIQEKKPKKVEVSTAVLKESGANKLKNHTSSKSTSKSSRSEEEPDSSDTGAATSAPKSKVKSKGQEAALPSQRLSSASSSSSSSTASTAPIKSKEEEPKEEGGEKGGASHMFEKFLLNCEAKDRAPRRQGDQNKNATPKGAGKNDKKTKLSKQSPARKPDSDKTEKAKDVPRPGQSPVSMELDEKQEKGTSEMEKSDKSDEPAPKSKEVLQREQREEEQRKRKEKMEEEERRRKERIEEEERKKKERIEEAQRERKARMEEAQRLAEEARQERLERKSMTESIASPDSTEDSRWKDKRRRSESRVFTACDDNQDSQETMERSDKTPDRGLPSLNLGVELKLDWMTLEDFQKHLNGEDENLSPLALTPTELREAVKNGNYLAVKRALSSKEDYNLDQEDSSGMSLTLLAAAGGQDDVLRLLIKKGVKVNARQKNGTTALMHAAEKNFLTTVAILLEAGASVNAQTLGGETALMKACKRGNADVVRLLLEYGADCNILSKHKNTALYCAKVSNNVMVYDLIKDHMQTLSTVAEETIRAYFETRLALLEPVFPLACHRLCEGPDFSLEFNYKPPQHTPGEGSGILLFIFHANFLNEITARLCGPCSVHAVVLNDKFQLPIFLDSHFIYSFSPVQGANKLFIRLAESPTAKVKLLICAYRVQLQ comes from the exons GGAGTGGTGCTGTATCGAGTGCGATGGAAGAACTATTCATCGGAAGATGACACCTGGGAGCCTGAGGCACATCTGGACGACTGCAGGGAGGTGCTGCTGGCCTACAAGAAGGCCCTTGCCGAGATAAAGCCAAAGAAAGAAAGTGGCATG AAGCTGCCCATGAAGAGTGATCTGTTTGATGCTGACTCAGAGAGTGAAAGCGATAAGGATAAACCCAAAGATTCAcctataaagaagaagaagaagaaaaagaagaaagtgGAGGAATCGGATGACGAGATGCCTGTGaaggaaaagaagaagaagaaaaagaaggagAAATGGAGGGAGGACAAGCCTCTGCCTGCGCCTGAGTCtgatgaggaagaggaggaggaggagagcaGGGATCCTTCCCCTTCACCTCCTAAAAAAGAGACAAAGAAGAGGCTCATTGAATCAGATGAAGACGATATCCCAGTTACTCCTAAGAAACAAAAAAAGCTTGACAAGCCTAAAGATGGAGGAAAACATAAGAAAGATAGTGGAGAAGACcgcaagaaaaagaaaatcaagtCAAAAAAAGAGATCGATTCCTCGGACGAAGAGGATGATAAGAGCGACGTGCCCTCTGAGTCCCACACGGATGATACGACAAACACAGAAACAAATGATTCCTTCAAAACTACATCAGCAAAATCCACAGACAAATCTGTGCGACTTGAGAGCGGAGGCGACCTCAAGCAGGCCAAGCAGAAGAAGGCCAAGCCTGACCTGAAACTGCAAGGCTTCAAAGACCTGATTCAAGAGAAGAAGCCTAAAAAAGTAGAGGTTTCAACAGCTGTGCTCAAAGAAAGTGGTGCAAACAAGCTCAAGAACCATACTAGTAGCAAGAGCACTAGCAAGTCTTCTCGCAGCGAGGAGGAGCCCGATTCCAGTGACACGGGGGCAGCTACCTCTGCGCCCAAGTCAAAGGTCAAAAGCAAAGGGCAAGAAGCAGCCCTGCCTTCTCAGCGGCTCTCATCtgcctcttcctcctcctcatcatccACAGCATCAACAGCCCCCATCAAATCCAAAGAGGAAGAGCCGAAAGAAGAAGGTGGTGAGAAGGGTGGGGCCTCTCACATGTTTGAGAAGTTCCTGCTGAACTGTGAGGCAAAAGATCGTGCACCAAGGAGACAAGGGGACCAGAACAAGAATGCAACTCCAAAG GGTGCAGGGAAAAATgacaagaaaacaaaactgtCAAAGCAGTCTCCTGCACGGAAACCTGATTCAGATAAGACAGAGAAGGCAAAAGATG TGCCACGACCAGGTCAGAGTCCTGTCTCCATGGAGCTAGACGAGAAACAGGAGAAGGGAACATCCGAGATGGAGAAAAGTGATAAATCAGATGAGCCGGCCCCAAAGTCTAAGGAGGTATTACAAAGGGAGCAGAGAGAGGAAGAGCAAAGGAAGAGGAAAGAAAAGATggaagaggaggagaggaggaggaaaGAAAGAATTGAAgaagaggagagaaagaaaaaagaaagaatcgagGAAGCCCAACGGGAGAGAAAAGCACGCATGGAGGAGGCACAGAGACTGGCAGAAGAAGCCCGGCAAGAGCGGCTGGAAAGGAAGTCCATGACGGAGTCAATAGCGTCTCCTGACTCTACAGAAGACTCCAGGTGGAAGGACAAGAGGAGGAGAAGTGAATCACGGGTCTTCACCGCCTGCGATGACAATCAGGACTCTCAGGAGACTATGGAGCGCTCAGACAAAACTCCTG ACAGGGGACTGCCATCTCTTAATCTTGGGGTGGAGCTCAAGCTGGATTGGATGACACTGGAGGACTTTCAGAAACACTTGAATGGAGAAGATGAGAATCTCTCTCCGCTTGCCTTAACTCCCA CTGAGCTGCGAGAAGCGGTGAAAAATGGGAATTACCTGGCGGTAAAACGTGCACTTAGTTCCAAAGAGGACTACAATCTGGACCAGGAG GACTCTAGCGGCATGTCCTTAACGCTGCTGGCTGCTGCAGGTGGTCAGGATGATGTCCTCAGGCTGCTGATTAAGAAAGGAGTGAAGGTCAACGCCAGACAGAAGAATGGCACCACTGCCCTGATGCATGCTGCTGAAAAG AACTTCTTGACGACAGTGGCCATTCTTCTGGAGGCAGGAGCATCTGTAAATGCCCAAACTCTGGGTGGAGAAACGGCTCTCATGAAG GCTTGTAAAAGGGGCAATGCAGATGTGGTTCGCCTCCTGCTGGAATATGGGGCTGACTGCAACATCCTGTCTAAACACAAGAACACTGCCTTGTACTGTGCCAAAGTTAGCAACAATGTTATGGTATATGATCTCATCAAAGACCACATGCAAAC GTTATCAACAGTGGCGGAGGAGACAATCAGAGCTTATTTTGAAACGCGGCTGGCACTGCTGGAACCTGTATTTCCTCTGGCTTGCCACAGATTGTGCGAGGGACCAGACTTTTCACTGGAGTTCAACTACAAACCCCCTCAACACACACCTGGGGAAG GATCTGGCATCCTGCTTTTCATCTTCCATGCAAACTTCCTTAATGAGATTACAGCTAGACTTTGCGGGCCCTGTAGTGTCCATGCTGTCGTCCTGAATGACAAGTTTCAGCTGCCCATCTTCTTG GACAGCCATTTCATATACTCTTTCAGTCCTGTTCAAGGAGCCAATAAACTGTTCATTCGTCTGGCAGAATCCCCCACAGCTAAG
- the mphosph8 gene encoding M-phase phosphoprotein 8 isoform X2: protein MASGAERAEPGDSEQDEEDVYEVERIIDMRVEEGVVLYRVRWKNYSSEDDTWEPEAHLDDCREVLLAYKKALAEIKPKKESGMLPMKSDLFDADSESESDKDKPKDSPIKKKKKKKKKVEESDDEMPVKEKKKKKKKEKWREDKPLPAPESDEEEEEEESRDPSPSPPKKETKKRLIESDEDDIPVTPKKQKKLDKPKDGGKHKKDSGEDRKKKKIKSKKEIDSSDEEDDKSDVPSESHTDDTTNTETNDSFKTTSAKSTDKSVRLESGGDLKQAKQKKAKPDLKLQGFKDLIQEKKPKKVEVSTAVLKESGANKLKNHTSSKSTSKSSRSEEEPDSSDTGAATSAPKSKVKSKGQEAALPSQRLSSASSSSSSSTASTAPIKSKEEEPKEEGGEKGGASHMFEKFLLNCEAKDRAPRRQGDQNKNATPKGAGKNDKKTKLSKQSPARKPDSDKTEKAKDVPRPGQSPVSMELDEKQEKGTSEMEKSDKSDEPAPKSKEVLQREQREEEQRKRKEKMEEEERRRKERIEEEERKKKERIEEAQRERKARMEEAQRLAEEARQERLERKSMTESIASPDSTEDSRWKDKRRRSESRVFTACDDNQDSQETMERSDKTPDRGLPSLNLGVELKLDWMTLEDFQKHLNGEDENLSPLALTPTELREAVKNGNYLAVKRALSSKEDYNLDQEDSSGMSLTLLAAAGGQDDVLRLLIKKGVKVNARQKNGTTALMHAAEKNFLTTVAILLEAGASVNAQTLGGETALMKACKRGNADVVRLLLEYGADCNILSKHKNTALYCAKVSNNVMVYDLIKDHMQTLSTVAEETIRAYFETRLALLEPVFPLACHRLCEGPDFSLEFNYKPPQHTPGEGSGILLFIFHANFLNEITARLCGPCSVHAVVLNDKFQLPIFLDSHFIYSFSPVQGANKLFIRLAESPTAKVKLLICAYRVQLQ, encoded by the exons GGAGTGGTGCTGTATCGAGTGCGATGGAAGAACTATTCATCGGAAGATGACACCTGGGAGCCTGAGGCACATCTGGACGACTGCAGGGAGGTGCTGCTGGCCTACAAGAAGGCCCTTGCCGAGATAAAGCCAAAGAAAGAAAGTGGCATG CTGCCCATGAAGAGTGATCTGTTTGATGCTGACTCAGAGAGTGAAAGCGATAAGGATAAACCCAAAGATTCAcctataaagaagaagaagaagaaaaagaagaaagtgGAGGAATCGGATGACGAGATGCCTGTGaaggaaaagaagaagaagaaaaagaaggagAAATGGAGGGAGGACAAGCCTCTGCCTGCGCCTGAGTCtgatgaggaagaggaggaggaggagagcaGGGATCCTTCCCCTTCACCTCCTAAAAAAGAGACAAAGAAGAGGCTCATTGAATCAGATGAAGACGATATCCCAGTTACTCCTAAGAAACAAAAAAAGCTTGACAAGCCTAAAGATGGAGGAAAACATAAGAAAGATAGTGGAGAAGACcgcaagaaaaagaaaatcaagtCAAAAAAAGAGATCGATTCCTCGGACGAAGAGGATGATAAGAGCGACGTGCCCTCTGAGTCCCACACGGATGATACGACAAACACAGAAACAAATGATTCCTTCAAAACTACATCAGCAAAATCCACAGACAAATCTGTGCGACTTGAGAGCGGAGGCGACCTCAAGCAGGCCAAGCAGAAGAAGGCCAAGCCTGACCTGAAACTGCAAGGCTTCAAAGACCTGATTCAAGAGAAGAAGCCTAAAAAAGTAGAGGTTTCAACAGCTGTGCTCAAAGAAAGTGGTGCAAACAAGCTCAAGAACCATACTAGTAGCAAGAGCACTAGCAAGTCTTCTCGCAGCGAGGAGGAGCCCGATTCCAGTGACACGGGGGCAGCTACCTCTGCGCCCAAGTCAAAGGTCAAAAGCAAAGGGCAAGAAGCAGCCCTGCCTTCTCAGCGGCTCTCATCtgcctcttcctcctcctcatcatccACAGCATCAACAGCCCCCATCAAATCCAAAGAGGAAGAGCCGAAAGAAGAAGGTGGTGAGAAGGGTGGGGCCTCTCACATGTTTGAGAAGTTCCTGCTGAACTGTGAGGCAAAAGATCGTGCACCAAGGAGACAAGGGGACCAGAACAAGAATGCAACTCCAAAG GGTGCAGGGAAAAATgacaagaaaacaaaactgtCAAAGCAGTCTCCTGCACGGAAACCTGATTCAGATAAGACAGAGAAGGCAAAAGATG TGCCACGACCAGGTCAGAGTCCTGTCTCCATGGAGCTAGACGAGAAACAGGAGAAGGGAACATCCGAGATGGAGAAAAGTGATAAATCAGATGAGCCGGCCCCAAAGTCTAAGGAGGTATTACAAAGGGAGCAGAGAGAGGAAGAGCAAAGGAAGAGGAAAGAAAAGATggaagaggaggagaggaggaggaaaGAAAGAATTGAAgaagaggagagaaagaaaaaagaaagaatcgagGAAGCCCAACGGGAGAGAAAAGCACGCATGGAGGAGGCACAGAGACTGGCAGAAGAAGCCCGGCAAGAGCGGCTGGAAAGGAAGTCCATGACGGAGTCAATAGCGTCTCCTGACTCTACAGAAGACTCCAGGTGGAAGGACAAGAGGAGGAGAAGTGAATCACGGGTCTTCACCGCCTGCGATGACAATCAGGACTCTCAGGAGACTATGGAGCGCTCAGACAAAACTCCTG ACAGGGGACTGCCATCTCTTAATCTTGGGGTGGAGCTCAAGCTGGATTGGATGACACTGGAGGACTTTCAGAAACACTTGAATGGAGAAGATGAGAATCTCTCTCCGCTTGCCTTAACTCCCA CTGAGCTGCGAGAAGCGGTGAAAAATGGGAATTACCTGGCGGTAAAACGTGCACTTAGTTCCAAAGAGGACTACAATCTGGACCAGGAG GACTCTAGCGGCATGTCCTTAACGCTGCTGGCTGCTGCAGGTGGTCAGGATGATGTCCTCAGGCTGCTGATTAAGAAAGGAGTGAAGGTCAACGCCAGACAGAAGAATGGCACCACTGCCCTGATGCATGCTGCTGAAAAG AACTTCTTGACGACAGTGGCCATTCTTCTGGAGGCAGGAGCATCTGTAAATGCCCAAACTCTGGGTGGAGAAACGGCTCTCATGAAG GCTTGTAAAAGGGGCAATGCAGATGTGGTTCGCCTCCTGCTGGAATATGGGGCTGACTGCAACATCCTGTCTAAACACAAGAACACTGCCTTGTACTGTGCCAAAGTTAGCAACAATGTTATGGTATATGATCTCATCAAAGACCACATGCAAAC GTTATCAACAGTGGCGGAGGAGACAATCAGAGCTTATTTTGAAACGCGGCTGGCACTGCTGGAACCTGTATTTCCTCTGGCTTGCCACAGATTGTGCGAGGGACCAGACTTTTCACTGGAGTTCAACTACAAACCCCCTCAACACACACCTGGGGAAG GATCTGGCATCCTGCTTTTCATCTTCCATGCAAACTTCCTTAATGAGATTACAGCTAGACTTTGCGGGCCCTGTAGTGTCCATGCTGTCGTCCTGAATGACAAGTTTCAGCTGCCCATCTTCTTG GACAGCCATTTCATATACTCTTTCAGTCCTGTTCAAGGAGCCAATAAACTGTTCATTCGTCTGGCAGAATCCCCCACAGCTAAG